One Esox lucius isolate fEsoLuc1 chromosome 1, fEsoLuc1.pri, whole genome shotgun sequence genomic region harbors:
- the LOC105031649 gene encoding olfactory receptor 51E2-like, which yields MTVLIGSLIYSFTLFCHLSLLVVIATNRNLHCPMYFFLITLSINDLIGITATMPRVMSDVLSDNRHITYPACLIQAFCIHMYGGATLLILSIMAFDRYLAICHPLRYHCIMTKSTVLSLIASAWLIDFLLVGPLFVLTLRFPLCKTAIVNIYCDNQSLLKLTCATDTTVNNIYGLFITGLLHGVGSPLLLQSFAGMIYIIVPPSLNPVIYGMKSKEIKAKLLPMFCLAKGAFDGEHESSWALRLVCGYAAPYTAE from the exons ATGACTGTCCTCATAGGGAGTCTCATCTACTCCTTCACACTTTTTTGTCATCTGTCCTTGCTTGTGGTCATAGCTACAAACAGAAATCTACACTGccctatgtatttttttcttattactCTATCCATTAACGACTTGATTGGCATCACTGCCACAATGCCAAGGGTCATGTCAGATGTATTGTCTGATAACAGGCATATTACTTACCCAGCATGCTTGATTCAGGCTTTCTGTATTCACATGTATGGCGGCGCAACACTTCTCATCTTGTCCATCATGGCATTTGATCGCTACCTAGCTATCTGTCATCCACTGAGGTACCACTGCATCATGACTAAGAGCACTGTTTTAAGTCTGATTGCCTCGGCTTGGCTGATTGACTTTTTACTCGTGGGACCCTTGTTCGTTCTCACGTTGCGTTTCCCTCTTTGTAAAACAGCTATTGTGAACATATACTGTGACAACCAGTCCCTGTTAAAACTGACCTGTGCAACAGACACCACGGTGAACAACATCTATGGCTTATTTATCACTGGTTTACTCCATGGTGTAGG CAGTCCACTACTACTTCAGTCTTTTGCAGGAATGATATATATAATCGTTCCCCCAAGTCTAAACCCAGTAATATATGGTATGAAAAGTAAAGAGATTAAAGCAAAATTACTtccaatgttttgtttggcAAAAG gtgcttttgacGGTGAACATgagtcatcatgggcactccgactggtctgcggctacgcagccccgtACACAGCAGAGTGA
- the LOC105031648 gene encoding olfactory receptor 52B2-like, producing the protein MDDFSNVSSILTLQSLNLPPENALAALLFATLNYMIIVFCNLVLILTIVLNKSLHQPMYLLLLNLPINDLIGSTALFPQVIKELLLDTRIIQYPACVTQAFFIHIYGVGSGIILTAMAYDRYIAICFPLRYNTIMSYSHIMKIITLKWLFNLIMIGVLFYLLLRLPRCRSLMTHSYCDNPSLLKLVCADTTINNIYGLFTVALLQVVSVWTVLYSYLQILLMCFRNKGSSDTKNKALQTCATHLILYLLLESLGLLTIISYRLSEFPPQLRRLIGVSTLIFPPTLNPIIYGLKTTEIRVKIMHFFQRKIRPL; encoded by the coding sequence ATGGATGACTTCTCAAACGTATCCTCTATTTTGACATTGCAAAGCCTCAATCTACCTCCTGAAAATGCATTGGCTGCACTTCTTTTTGCCACACTCAATTATATGATCATTGTCTTCTGTAACCTGGTCCTGATTCTAACCATCGTCCTCAATAAGAGTCTCCACCAGCCTATGTACCTTCTGCTGCTAAACTTACCCATCAATGACCTTATTGGTTCTACAGCACTTTTTCCACAGGTCATCAAAGAGCTTTTACTTGACACAAGGATAATTCAATACCCTGCTTGTGTCACACAAGCTTTCTTCATCCATATCTATGGGGTGGGATCTGGGATCATTCTAACTGCTATGGCATATGACAGATATATTGCCATATGTTTTCCATTGAGGTACAACACAATTATGAGCTATTCCCATATCATGAAAATCATCACACTGAAATGGCTGTTTAACTTGATTATGATAGGGGTATTATTTTACCTGCTGCTTCGGTTACCCCGCTGTAGATCTCTGATGACGCACTCCTACTGTGATAACCCCTCACTGTTGAAACTGGTCTGTGCTGACACAACCATCAATAACATCTATGGACTGTTTACAGTTGCCCTCCTTCAAGTCGTATCTGTTTGGACTGTTCTGTACAGTTATCTGCAGATCCTTCTCATGTGTTTCAGAAACAAAGGATCGTCTGACACTAAAAACAAAGCTCTTCAGACTTGCGCTACCCATTTAATTCTTTATCTTCTCCTGGAGAGTTTAGGGCTTCTCACCATTATTTCATACAGACTGAGTGAATTTCCCCCACAATTACGGAGACTCATAGGGGTTTCAACTTTAATTTTTCCACCTACATTAAATCCAATCATATATGGTCTTAAAACAACTGAGATAAGAgtaaaaataatgcatttcttCCAGAGAAAGATCCGTCCATTGTAg